Proteins from a genomic interval of Phlebotomus papatasi isolate M1 chromosome 3, Ppap_2.1, whole genome shotgun sequence:
- the LOC129805594 gene encoding splicing factor Cactin — translation MPKKSKKSKHRSRRDDSSDSGSSSDYRRSDKRKHAKKKKKSRRRSSSSSSSEEDSTKKSFELMKRLEARRQQEILDRKRLREEMKANETPEEKRARRLFEKQQKEQKRRERMGWDKEYQHYTNQDNPFGDSHLTSTFVWSKKLEKEGLKDATAEQLEALNRHKQLENKIELEKVKKRRQERELERQKREEEQNMMQRSREAAQFEEWERQEDQFHLEQARLRSKIRIQDGRAKPIDLLAQYISEKNLDDCLEMQMHEPYTYLNGLGIKDLEDLTADIKVYMELEKSKNSEYWEDLTIIVEDELRKLQKVQNAEYQATLGRREGIHQTVAKDVGEIFRGKTTLQLEELKKKIENKISGQSDGVDVGYWESLLSQLKAHMARSRLRDRHQENLKHKLELLRQEQSQIADEEIKKEPKYSPEPSTSRSVEEESSTTQESSQEEEGPEESSIVEESIGLYLKGNYSPPYIREDDLEPGTLVISGDDDFAKLEYLRNQMMGREEEDPEASHEDLRMQKEARKGMNDDEAEFAVESKLDAQIYLWSDKYRPRKPRYFNRVHTGFEWNKYNQTHYDLENPPPKIVQGYKFNIFYPDLIDKNKTPKYFLTPCADNRDFATLRFQAGPPYEDIAFKIVNRDWEFSYKRGFRCQFHNNIFQLWFHFKRYRYRR, via the exons atgcctaaaaaatcaAAGAA ATCAAAACATCGTAGCCGTAGGGATGATTCAAGCGATTCAGGAAGTTCAAGTGATTATAGAAGATCAGACAAGAGGAAACAcgcaaagaagaaaaagaagtccCGCAGGAGATCCAGCTCCTCCTCCTCCAGTGAAGAAGACTCAactaaaaaatcttttgaactCATGAAGAGGTTAGAAGCACGACGTCAGCAGGAGATTTTGGATCGAAAACGTTTACGAGAAGAGATGAAGGCCAATGAGACTCCGGAGGAAAAACGTGCTCGGAGGCTATTTGAAAAGCAACAGAAGGAGCAGAAGCGAAGGGAGAGAATGGGCTGGGATAAGGAATATCAACACTATACGAATCAGGATAATCCCTTCGGAGATTCCCATCTAACTTCGACTTTTGTGTGGTCGAAGAAGCTGGAAAAGGAGGGTTTAAAGGATGCCACAGCTGAACAGCTTGAGGCACTGAATAGGCACAAGCAGCTGGAGAATAAGATTGAACTTGAGAAAGTGAAAAAGCGAAGGCAGGAGAGAGAATTGGAGCGTCAGAAGCGCGAAGAAGAGCAAAATATGATGCAGAGATCGAGAGAAGCGGCTCAGTTTGAGGAATGGGAGCGTCAGGAAGATCAGTTTCACTTAGAGCAGGCACGTCTGAGGAGTAAAATAAGAATTCAGGATGGCAGAGCAAAGCCCATTGATCTCCTGGCGCAGTACATTTCCGAAAAGAATCTGGATGATTGCCTAGAGATGCAGATGCATGAGCCCTACACTTATCTCAATGGACTGGGAATCAAGGATCTGGAAGATCTCACGGCAGACATTAAGGTATACATGGAGCTGGAGAAATCTAAAAATTCTGAATATTGGGAAGATTTGACCATCATTGTGGAAGATGAATTGAGAAAGCTTCAGAAGGTCCAGAATGCTGAGTATCAGGCGACTCTGGGACGTCGAGAGGGAATTCATCAGACTGTGGCTAAGGATGTGGGCGAGATCTTTCGTGGGAAGACCACTCTGCAGCTGGAGGAGCtgaagaagaaaattgaaaataaaatttccggACAGAGTGATGGAGTTGATGTTGGATATTGGGAGAGTTTGCTGTCCCAGCTGAAGGCTCACATGGCCAGATCGAGGCTTCGGGATCGTCATCAAGAGAATCTGAAGCACAAATTGGAACTACTGCGCCAGGAACAGTCGCAAATAGCTGACGAGGAAATCAAGAAGGAGCCAAAATATTCACCAGAACCCAGCACAAGTAGATCTGTGGAGGAAGAATCTTCCACCACCCAAGAATCATCTCAGGAAGAAGAAGGCCCCGAAGAGTCCAGCATAGTGGAAGAAAGTATTGGACTCTACCTCAAAGGCAACTACAGCCCTCCTTATATCCGGGAAGATGATCTTGAGCCAGGAACTCTGGTGATATCCGGTGATGATGACTTTGCTAAGCTCGAGTACCTCCGGAATCAAATGATGGGACGCGAGGAAGAAGATCCAGAAGCCTCGCATGAAGATCTTCGAATGCAAAAGGAAGCTCGCAAGGGAATGAATGACGATGAAGCTGAATTCGCAGTGGAATCCAAACTAGATGCCCAGATTTATCTCTGGTCGGACAAATACCGTCCCCGTAAGCCCAGGTACTTTAACCGGGTACACACAGGTTTTGAGTGGAACAAATACAATCAGACTCACTACGATCTGGAGAATCCTCCGCCAAAAATTGTTCAGGGAtacaaattcaacatcttctATCCTGATCTCATTGACAAAAACAAAACACCCAAGTACTTCCTGACACCGTGTGCAGATAACAGAGACTTCGCCACGCTGAGATTCCAAGCGGGACCTCCGTACGAGGATATCGCCTTCAAGATTGTCAACAGGGATTGGGAGTTCAGCTACAAAAGAGGATTCCGGTGCCAATTTCACAATAACATCTTTCAGTTGTGGTTCCACTTCAAGAGATACCGCTACAGgcggtaa